The sequence AAATATTCGCGTATCGCAAGAATCAGTGAGCATGAAATTGCACTGTTGAATACCGAAGACGAACAGTCCGTTTTCGCTCAGGCGCATCGCTTAGTGCAATATTGTAAAGAGTTCCGGTTCAATAGTGATAAACGTATTTATCAGCTCACTGCCCATGCCGGTATTGCCTATTCGGACTCATCGGAAGTGTCTGCCAGTACTTTACTAAGACAAGGCCGTGAGGCTTTAAAACTCGCTATGCAGCAAGGTGACTACCGAGTGCACTCATACAGTGAGGCTGATCAAAAGCGTCTATTAGGCGAGGCGGAATTAGAGTGGGAGCAAAAACTCAAAAAGGCGTTGCGTGAAGAAAACTGGGCATTGTTTGCTCAGCCAATAATAAGCGCTGCCCGTAATGCCGACAAACATTGTATTGAACTTCTGCTGCGCTTGCCCGACTCAACGACAGATGAACCCGTTGCGCCCCAACAGTTTTTACGAGCAGCGCTGAGAGCCGGTGTTATGGGTAAAGCTGACCGATGGTTAGTGCGAGAGGCCGTTGAGCATTTCAATGAGAATCCATTTGAAGCGACCCGAACCTGGCGTTGCCATATTAATTTGTCGACGCAAAGTCTCGAAGATGAAAGCTTTATTCAATTCATTGAAGCGGCTTTGAAAAACTCGGTTATTCAGCCTAATCAGTTAGTATTTGAAGTGTCTGAACCCGATGCCTTCAAGCACTTCGACCAAACGTATCAGCTGTTTAAAAATTTAACAGAGTTGGGTATTGGAACGGCGGTGGATCAGTTTGGCAGCAGCTATAATTCATTTCAGTTATTACGACAGCTGCCGCTGACGCAAATAAAGGTGAATCGTTTCTGGGTTCAGAATATGCTTATTGACCCTGTTGACGCCGAGCTTGTCGCCAGTTGTGTTCGTTTAGCCAAAGCGGCGAACGTGGAAGTGTGTGCTGTTGGCGTAGAAAGTGACGAGATTCGTATTAAACTCACTCAGCTGGGCGTAGACTATATCCAGGGGTTTGTCTGTGGGCACCCAGTCGAGTGGCAACGTTAAAAAGAGGCGGTTATTCACCGCCCCTCATCCAGTGCATGAATTTACGCAGCACCTTCTTGGCTTTTAGAACGGTTCTCAAGCAACTCTTTTGTTGAGCTACCAATGCTAATACGTTTTGGCTTCATGGCTTCAGGAATGTTTTTCACTAAGCCAATAGTCAGCAGACCGTTTTTCAAAGCCGCGCCGGTGACTTCAATGTGTTCAGCTAAGCTGAACTTACGTTCGAAGGCACGGTTGGCAATGCCACGGTGTAGAAATTCACGTTTTTCGTTTTCTTCGGCTTTTTTACCGGTTACACGAAGAACACCATTTTCTACTTCAATTTCTAAGTCGTTATCCTCGAAACCTGCAACCGCCAGCGTAATGGCGTATTGGTTTTCGGCCACCAATTCAATGTTGTAGGGAGGATACCCAGTTGCACCAGTATCTGAGCGTAGTGCCGAGTCCAGCAAAGACGCCATGCGGTCGAAACCTACACTGCTACGATATAGAGGGCTTAAGTCGATAGTTGCCATAGTCATTCTCCTTAGAAGCAATAACTGTTAAATGGTTAATAAATTGACACAGCGTGTGTCGTTTAAGGCGGCTCTCTTTGAGACACCGGCCTTAACTCCTATATGTGTACTGCTCAAATAGCTTTCAAGAGATCTTTTTAATATTTTTTCATTGGACTCATTTGAAAGGCGCTCTATTATCGACGGATAGGAAGTTATTTTCTGGCGAACAGAACAGGGAAAAAGCGATGGCAGAAGCGCCCAAAAAAGCCTGGCAGTGGGTAACGGTTAATGAGTTTGAACGGCCTGCGGTGCCAACCGTTATTACGGTAAAAAAATGGTGGCAAAACTTTACTCACTGGCTGTCTCCAGAGCATGAAAGTGACGAGCAAAACGAGCATGACAATGCGTATGAATTAAAGCTGGATACGGCGATAAAAGAACTGGATAGTGCTTTTTCAAGCTGGCTTAAGGACAAAGACGACAACAGTTTGCGTTGGGTTATTGCGCCGCCTCATTCGGGCGTTTCGGAAGCTGCGCAACAATGGGCGAAGCAAAATGGTATGTCGACAATGAAGCTGCCGGATCGAGACACCCTCTGCCAGTCGAATGACCTACCTTCCCCGAAATTCACCAAAACCAAAGTGTGGCTCATGCCGCAATTGGCGCACACTTTTTTAAGACAAACTAATGGTTTGCGCTGGACTCGGGAATTTCTTGCAAAAGCCTTGTCCGGCGATGCGGGCAAGGGACTTATTGTGTGTGACAGCTGGGCATGGGCGTTTTTAGAAAAAGTTTGGCCAGTTCCGGTTTCCGAATTATGGACTCTACAAGGGCTCGATGATCAGGCGCTGGAACAAATCGGGCTGGCCCGTGGTGAAGGCCGACTAAGGGCATTAGCAGCGCTTAGTCGCGGCAACCCGGGTATCGCTGCGGCTTACTCCGATCGTTATCACAGTAACAGCGATAAAGCTTTTGAAACGCCGCAGCTTCCTCATGAAGCGAGTGACGCAACAGCCTTTGTCTGTTATGCCCTGTTAGTTCATAAAGGGCTTACAACGGAGCAGCTTGCCCAGACTTTGCCAATTGTTTCTGTGAGTCAGCTTCAGATTCAGCTGCAACTTTTGCAACAGCAATCGCTTATAACAAAGCATGACGATAAAGCGCTTGGCCAAAGCTGGTATGTCACTGCCAGAGGCTACCCGGTTGTCCGTGACTTTTTAGCGTCTCGCGGCTTTTGGCTCGATAAATTTTAAGGGGCTCAGTAATGGAAACGGAATCTCTGAAAGACGTTGCCGGTATATTTAAGTCACTCGACGCGTTTGCCATCTTTGAAATCGCCGTCATTATTGCTTTTGCGGTTGCTTTCGTCTGGCTTACACAAAAAGTACTGCCATGGGTAGCCTCACAGCTGCACGGCAAACGCC comes from Idiomarina sp. X4 and encodes:
- a CDS encoding Hsp20 family protein, with the translated sequence MATIDLSPLYRSSVGFDRMASLLDSALRSDTGATGYPPYNIELVAENQYAITLAVAGFEDNDLEIEVENGVLRVTGKKAEENEKREFLHRGIANRAFERKFSLAEHIEVTGAALKNGLLTIGLVKNIPEAMKPKRISIGSSTKELLENRSKSQEGAA